The Geotoga petraea DNA window AATACCCTTCCATTCTTTTTATGAAACAATTAAAAACTTCTTAAAAAGTCAGATAATAAGAGTATTTGAAAATGCTGAAGACCTTGTTGATTCTGCAGCTATAAAAGAAGAAGATATAAAAGTACTGAAAACGTTGTTTTTAATAAGATATGTAGAAAACTTCGAAAAAAACATAGAAAACATAACAACTTTAATGTTAGAAAAAATAGAACAAGATAAATTAGAACTTAAAAAACAAATAACAGAATCTTTAAAAAGATTAAAAACACAAGCTTTAATTTCTCAAAACGGAGAACAATATTTCTTCTTAACAAACGAAGAACAAGAAATAAATCAAAGAATAGAAAGAATCGAAATAGATGATATAGAAATTAGAAAAGAAATAAAGGAACTTATATTCGACGAAATAAACAGTAGTAACTACAAAATGAGATATAACAAAAATGACAGAAACCATTCTTTTTCATTTGATGTAGCAATAGACGAACAAGAATTTGGAAATAGAAATGAAATATCTGTTGAAGTGATAACCCCTTTAGGAGAAAAGGCTGATTTTACAAAGAACAGACTTATGTCTTATTCATCACTTCAAACAAAAAAACTTATAATAAAACTGAACAACCTTGAAAATACACTAAATGAAATAACAGAATATTTGAAAATAAATAAATATTCAAACAGTATAAATAGAAACAATATAACAGAAACACAAAGAAGAATAGTACAAGACAAATTATCTGAAATAACAGAAAGAAAAAACAGAGCCATTTCAGAAATAGAAGATATATTGGTTAATTCAGAATTTTATAGTTTTGGACGTGAAATTAAAAGTTCTGGAAAAGAAAAAGAAAAGCTGAACAACAGTTTCGAAGAATTTATTCAAAATGTTTATTCCAAACTCGTTTTAGTAGAATCAATAGACAAAAAAGAGCTAATAAAAATAATAAAAAATAATAAATACAGAACATTCAGCGAAGAATACAGAAATAAAAAAGCCACAGAAGAAATGAAAAACTATTTAGAAAACACCTCCTACAATAGCCAAAAAACATTAAAAGATCTATATACAAAGTTTGAAAATCCTCCATATGGCTGGACAGAAATAGAAACACTTAGCCTTATTTTAATATTATATAAGAAAGAATTAATTCAACTAAAAGAAAGTTCTGAAATAATAAGTGTTGAAAATAACCAGGATATAGACCGATTGTTGGGAAAAGACAGCGAAAGAATAATTGTACAAAAAAGAGAAAGATTAAATGACAAAATTTTGGGAATAGTTACAAAAAAAATGTCTGAACTCTTCTCAGAAATGTACACAAGTAATTCAACAAATGAAATATACAAAAAGTTAAACCAAAAATTAGAAGAATATGCAGGGGTCATCGATAATTATGTCTATGAATCGGAATCAAAAGATCTTCCAGGGAAAAAAGAATTAAAAATTGGCCAAGACATGCTCTCTGACTTGCAGAGAATAAACCAAGAAAACGAACTACTAAAAGCTTTTGCAGAAAGAGCAGAAGACATTTTACAATGGAAAGAAGATTATAGAGAAACTCTCGATTTCTACAGAGACGGAAAATATCAAAAAGAAATATTGCTTAAAGCCAAAGAATTTGCAAAATCTTTTCCTTCTATAATCGTTGAAGACGATTTCATAGTGAACGAAAATCATACATCTGAATTATACGAAAAGTTAAAAGAAATAATAAATTCCGAAAGACCTTACAGAGAAATAGTCAATATCCCTGATTTATTAGACAAACTAAAAAAAGCAAAAGAAGAATACATCAATGAACAAAAAGAGACCATATTCAAAAAAGCAGAAAAAACATTTGATGAATTAGAAAACTATGCAAATCAAGATTACGTTGACAGTGAAACCAAAGAAAACATAAAAAACACAAAACAAAATATCTTAAACAAAATAAACGAATCAAATGATTTAACAAGATTGTCCACTATTAACTTTTCAATTGATACATATAAATACAGGTTCAACAAAAATATTGAAGAAGATATTGTAAAAAACAAACCAAAAATAATAGAAAGTAAACCTCCTGTTGTTGAAACCCCTAATGAACCAATAGCAAAAGAAAAAATTGTAAAAAAAATTAGAAAAGCAAACCTAATAAAAACAAAATCAATAAAAAATGAAGATGATTTAGAAAAATTGTTATATGAGATTCGAAAAGAAATTGAAGATGACTTGAAAAATAACTCAGAAATTGAAATAATCGATTGATAGGGGGATATAAATGAACACAAATAAAATAAAGAGATTCGCAACAACATCAAGAGAAGAACTAATAAAAGCAGTTGAACTTGAAGCAACTAAACTCGGAATAACAAAAGAAAACTACAAAAACTTGAATGAAGATACAGAAATAATAGACGGAAAAGTAATAAACCAAAACACAAAACTCCAAAGAAAAGAACTTCTTCAAAAAATGAAAAAAGATGGTTTTGAAAACACAATTGAAGAAATAGCATACACATGGTTCAACAGAATAATAGCCATAAAATATATGGAACATAATAAACTTTTCCCAAAGTTCATCCCAAGTTATGTTTCAATATTAGAATCAAAAACAACAGAACCACAAATTACTCAAAATCCATCTGAAATAAAATATATATTAGATTTAGATAATCAAAAAACTGCTGAACTATACGAACAAAACAAACCAAAACTTTTCAAATACATAATGGTCCATCTCTGTAATAGATTAAACAAAAACATGCCTTTCATGTTCGAGGAAATAGCAGATTACACAGAACTTCTTTTCCCATCTCATTATCTTTTCAAAGAATTCCACCAAAAAATGGAAAAAGAAATAGAAAAAGAAGATTGGGAACAAATTGAGCTATTGGGTTGGTTATATCAATTTTATATAGCTGATAAAAAAGATATTCTTATGAATAGTAAAAAAGCTTACAAAAAAAATGAAGTTCCAGCAGTAACCCAACTATTCACACCAAAATGGATAGTAAAATATATGGTAGAAAACTCACTGGGTAAAATATGGGTAGAATCATACCCAGAAACTCATTTAAAAGAAAAAATGGAATACTATATAGAAGAAGAAAAGCAAGAAAAAGAAGTAGAAAAACAACTCGAAAAAATAAGGTACAAAAACGTTAATCCAGAAAACATAACTTTTCTGGATCCTGCTTGTGGTTCTGGACATATTCTTGTATATGCTTTTGATATATTCTATTCCATGTACGAAGAAAAAGGATACATTAAATCAGAAATTCCAGAAAAAATACTAAAAAATAATCTGTTTGGATTAGACATAGACAAAAGGGCAGCACAACTTGCAAACTTTGCAGTTATTATGAAAGCTAGACAAAAAAACAGAAATATACTGGAAGAAAATATAACACCACACATACAAGAAATAAAAGAAACAAATACTATTCAAGAATCTATAGAATTACTAACTAAAGATATGAACAATGAAGAAAAACAAAAAACAGAATACATAATAAACAAATTCATAGATGCAAAAGAATATGGTTCTATTCTTGAAGTAGAAGACAATGATTATGATTTTATCATTGATAAACTTAATAACCTAGAATCACAAAAAGTGTTTGAACAAAATGATATTAAAAAACTAAAAGAACTATTACCAGACATAATCAAGCAAGCTAACATTCTAAAAAACAAATATGATGTTGTTTCTACTAACCCTCCTTATTTGGGGTCTAAGGGTATGAATAAAAAATTAAAAGATTATTTGAAAAAATATTTTAAAGATTCAAAAACTGATATGTTTGCTGTATTCATAGAAAGAAACTTAGATTTTTTAAAGCCAAATGGATTTAATGCTATGATAACTATGCAATCTTGGATGTTTTTGTCCAGCTTTGAAAAATTAAGAGGATATCTATTGAACAATTTTACTATAATAAATATGAATCATTTAGGGCCAAGAGCTTTTAAAGAGATTAGTGGTGAGGTTGTACAAGCAGTTTCTTTTTCTCAAAGAAATATTAAAACATTAGATTATATTGCAAATTATTCTAGATTGGTTGATTATAAAAATGCTGAACTAAAAGAAATTGAATTTAAAAAAGAAGAAAATTGGTACACAGCAAAACAAAATGATTTCAAAAAAATCCCAGGCTCACCAATCGCCTATTGGGTTAGCGATAAAATTTATGATATTTTTGAAAATTCAAAAAAACTCTCTGAATTTGGTGATGCTAGACAAGGTCTTGCTACTTCAGATAATAAAAGGTTTTTAAGATTATGGCACGAAGTGAGCAAAAACAATGTTGGTTTTGGATATGAAAATAGAGAACAAGCTAAAGAATCAGGCCTAAAATGGTTCCCATATAATAAAGGAGGAGATTTTAGAAAATGGTATGGTAACAATGATTATATTGTTAATTGGGAAAATGATGGTTATGAAATAAGAAACTTTTTCGATGATAGAGGTAAACTAAGATCAAGACCACAAAATACAAATTATTATTTTAGAGAAGGTTTAACTTGGTCAAAAATTTCCAGTTCAAAAATTTCATTTAGACAGAAATTCAATGGAAATATTTTTGATGTTGCTGGAACTACTTTTTTCCCAGATGAAAACATACTCTATTTAAATGGAGTATTAAACTCAAAATTATCTCTAAATTTTTTATATTTTATGTCTCCAACACTGAATTATGAAGTTGGTCAAATAAAAAATATCCCAATAATCTTCCCAAAAAACGAAGAAACAAAAGAAAAAATAGACGAAATAGTAAAAGAAAACATAGAAATATCAAAAAAAGATTGGGATAGTTTTGAAACAAGCTGGGATTTTAAAACACATCCAATTTTAGAACACAATACAGACGGAAATATAGAAAATGCTTTTGAGAACTGGAAAGATTTTGCAGAAAAACAGTTCAACAAACTCTGGCAAAATGAAGAAAAACTAAACAAAATATTCTTGAAAATATACGATTTAGAAGATAAAATGACACCAGACGTAGAAGAAAAAGACGTTACTATAAACAAAGCAGATAAAGAAAGAGATATAAAATCTTTTATATCTTATGCTGTTGGTTGTATTGCAGGAAGATATTCTCCAGATAAAAAAGGACTTATTTATGCTGGAGGAGAATTCAACATGGAAGAATACCCAAAATACAAACCAGATGAAGACGGAATAATACCTGTTCTAAAACACAACCTTTTTAGCGACGACATAGTAGAAAAATTCATAGAATTTGTTAAATACACTTTTGGTGAAGAACACTTAAAAGAAAACCTGGATTTCATTGCAGATACACTAAAGAAAAATAACAAAGACTCAAAACAAACAATAAGAGAATATTTTATAAAAGATTTTTACAAGGATCATGTAAAAACATATAAAAAGAGACCAATATACTGGATGTTTGATTCTGGAAATAACAATTCTTTTAAAGCTCTGATATATCTACACAGATATAACAAAGACACTATATCTAAACTAAGAACTGACTATATCCACGAATACCAACAAAAACTCGAAACAGAAATATCTTTTATACAATCAAGACTTGAAAACAGTGATAACATGACTGCAAGAGATAAAAAAGAATTAGAAAACAAATTAAAAGATTTGAAGAAAGATTTGAAAGAAACAAGAGATTACGAAGAAAAAGTTCATCATTTTGCTGATCAGAGAATAGAGATTGACTTGGATGATGGGGTTAAAAACAATTATTCTATTTTTCAAGATATTTTAGTTAATGTCAAATTATAAGGGGTATTATTATGGCAGATAATCGAGAAAGCATTATTAAAAATATAAAAGATTATTTCAAACCTGGTCCAGTAAGAACTATTGTCCTCTGGATAGATGAAGAAAAAGACTTTGAAGACATATTCGATGAAATTGAAATAGATAATGTTGAAAAAATCTACCTGAACAAAAACAACAGGTTGGGATCAAAATTCCAAATATTTTATCAAAATAAAGATAAGGATTATATTGTCTATACAGATTTTGATGTTGAAGATGATGATTTTGTTGCTGATATCAAAATTCACTCGAAAATTTTTAGAGCAGACAAAATTTCTTTAATATTAAAAAATTTGAAAATAGATTTTGGTTCTGGGGATATTTATTCTTTTATTAGAAAAAATAGACAGTTTTTTGGAAACAAAAGAATAGAAAAATTAAAAACATATAACTTGAATTATGAAATTATTGATAATCTTTATCTTGGTATGATGTATGCTCTGTTAGATATGAATTATCCAGATAAAGAAGAGATGATAATACGATTACTTTCTTCTGGCTTGGAAAAAAATGATTACTATGAAAAAATAGCTAATTATATAGAAGAAGAAATATTTTGGAATATGTTAAGAAAAATGTACGGATATTCTGGAGAACATACATTAAAAAAATTCGCTGCCTATCTTTTTGTAAATGGTATTGCAAATGATTTTGACAATAAAATACTTTCTAGATTCAGAAATTATATAAACGAAAATTATATTCCACAAATATTTGTATTTTTGGATCACTGGAAACATAGAAACCCTTCTTCTTTTGAAGAAGTCTCCCAAAAGATAGATTCTTTTTTAGAAATTGAATCAGTTTTACAAGATTCTGACTTAGATTCAATAAAAAACATTTTTCTTTTTGAATGTGCAGAAAAACAAATTATCAAAAAAATATATAACTTTTTAAAATCTGAAGTTCACAAGTTTGATGATTTCAAAGAAATTATAAATAAAAGGCAATCTTCTTTTTGGAACGATAAATATGGAAAATATTATAAGATGTTACACTATTATATAGAAATTCTATCTTTTAAAGAAGTTTATAGTTCTTCTTCTTTTCTAAGTGATTTTGAAGAAGGAATAAAGAGATATACTGAAGAGCTATACAAAATGGATTACTATTATAGAAAATTTTTTTACGAATTCGGAAAATATTCTCAACCAGAATTTATAAAAAATATTGCAAACGAAATTGAAAATATATACGTTAATTGGTTTATACCAAATTTAGATGAAGCATGGGTAAGGACTTTAAAATTAAAAAGAGATTGGGAATTTTATGGTATTAAAGCACAGAGAAATTTCTATAGTCAAAATTCTGGAGAGTTTGACAAAGTCAAATCTGTGGTTATAATATCTGATGCTTTGAGGTTCGAAGTTGCAAAAGAGTTAGAAGAAAAATTAAACGAAAATTTTCGTAGTGAAACAAAATTAAACACAAGAGTTTCAAGTATTCCTTCTATAACAAGTATTGGTATGGCGAGTTTACTCCCTAACAATGAAAATATAAATATTAAAGATGATGGATCTGTCTTAATAGGAGATAAACCAACTTCTAATATTGATAATAGAAAAGAGATTTTAAAAAGTGATAGAGAAAAATCAACAGCTATAAAGTTCAATAATTTTATGGATATGAACCTTGAAGAACAAAAAGAATTTAAAAAACAAAATGATTTAATTTATATATACCATAACAGTATTGACGCAACAGGGGATAACGCTGCTTCTGAAGAAAGAGTTTTTAACGCTTGTAAAGAAGCTATAGATGAAATTTACAATCTTTCAAGGGCTTTGAAAAATATAGGTTTTACAAATATAATAATAACTTCTGACCATGGGTTTTTATACCAAAAATCGAAAATGGAATCATATGAAAAATTACCAAGAGAAAAAATAGATTATATAAGCTATAAGAGACGTTATTTTATAACAAATAAAGAAATTAAAAACCACAATTACTTGAGTTTTAAACTTGATTATCTTGCTAATCAAGATTTATTTGCTTATTTCCCAAAGGGGAATATAAGATTCAACACGCAAGGTGCTGGTTCTAACTTTGTTCATGGTGGACTAAGTTTACAAGAGATAGTTATCCCAGAATTAATCTTTAAACCAGTTAAAAGCACAAGAAAGGATTCAGATAAATATGAATCAAAAAATGTTGAATTAGAATTAGTAAATGATTTAAAGAAAATTACAAATACTTTTTTTAGTTTGAATTTTTATCAGAAAGAGCCTGTTGGAGGGAAAAATAATCCTTCTGATTTTGAGATATATCTTGTTGATTCAAAAGAAAAGATCGTGTCTAATTTGGTAAAAATTGTTGCCAATAGCACAGATAAAGATAATAAAAATAGAACTTATTCTGAAAGATTCAATTTAAAGAACGAAAACTTCGATAAATCTAAAGATTATTATCTTGTTATAAAAAATACCACAACAGATACAGAAAAAAGGTATAATTTTACTATAGATATTTTAATTTCTGATGATTTTGGCTTTTAATCAGGGGGATAGTTATGGAAAATTTTAATTTAGATGAAAAATTAAAACAAGATTTTGCTGGAAGAATAGTGAGAAAAGATTTGACTAATTCTATAAAAGAAGGGCTAAATGTACCTATTTATGTTCTTGAATATCTGCTTGGTTCATATTGTTCAACTGATGATGAACAAGAAATAGAAGAAGGGGTAAAAAGAGTTAAATCTATTTTGTATGATAATTTTGTACGACCAGATGAAGCAGAAAGGATAAAGTCAAAGATAAAAGAGAATGGAATTTACAAAATTATAGACAAGATAACTGCTAAATTAAATTTTAAAAAAGATAGATACGAAGCAGAATTCTCAAACCTTGGCATTAAAGGTGTAACCATTGGTGCTGAATATGTCACTAAGTTTGAAAAACTACTTGGTGGTGGAATTTGGTGTATTGTAGACATGGAATATTTTTACGAAGAAGCAGGAGATGAAAGCCCTTTTATTATATCTTCTTTAAAGCCTATTCAACTTCCTAATGTTGATATTAACGAGATAAAAGAAAACAGAAAAAATTTTACCAAAGATGAATGGATCGATGTATTAATAAGATCAACAGGAATGGAACCAAGTAATATAGAAGAAAATGTTAGATGGCATTTGCTTGAAAGACTGGTTCCATTGGTAGAGAATAATTATAACCTCTGTGAACTTGGACCAAGAAGTACTGGTAAATCGCATGTTTATAAGGAAATTTCTCCTAACAGCATTTTGGTTTCAGGAGGACAAACAACAGTTGCAAATTTATTTTTTAATATGTCTACTAAAAAAATTGGTTTGGTAGGACTTTGGGATACAGTAGCCTTTGATGAAGTAGCGGGAATAAAATTTAAAGACAAAGACGGTATTCAAATTATGAAAGATTATATGAACTCTGGTTCTTTTGTAAGGGGTAGTGATGAAAAACAAGGTACTGCTTCTATGGTCTTTGTGGGTAATGTTAATCAAAGTATTGATTCACTGGTAAAAACATCTCATTTATTTGCTCCTTTTCCACCAGAAATGTCTACTGATTCAGCTTTTTTTGATAGAATGCATTATTATCTTCCTGGATGGGAAATGCCTAAATTAAGCCCAAAACTCATCACAGATAATTATGGTTTTATTGTTGACTATTTGGCTGAATTTTTCAGAGAAATGAGAAAAATATCTTATTCAGATGCTTTTGAAAAATATTATAAATTAGGTAGTGATTTAAACCAAAGGGACGTCACTGCTGTTAGAAAAACTATTTCTGGATTAACAAAATTGATTTATCCAGATGGTAATTTTGAAAAAGAAGATATTGAAGAAATTTTAAAATATGCTCTTGTAGGAAGAAGAAGGGTAAAAGAACAGTTGAAAAAAATAGGAGGAATGGAGTTTTATGACGTTCATTTTTCTTATTTGGATAGAGAAACTAATCAAGAAGAATTTGTCTCTGTACCAGAAATGGGTGGAGGAAAACTTATTCCAAATGGAAAGCTTAAACCAGGAGATGTTTATGTAGTTGGCTCTAATAATAGTGGCATGAAGGGTGTTTATAAGCTCGAGAACAGTGTTTCAACAGGAAATGGTAAGTTTACCAAGACCAGTGTTGGAAATAACAGTGGAGCCAAAGAAAGCATAGATATAGCCTTTAGATATTTTGGATCTAACCACAATAGCTTTAGTAGTTCTATTAGCGTAAAAAATAATAATTTTTTAATGCAAATTTCTGATTTACAAGGATACGGTTTATCTGGAGAACTGGCAATTGGAGAATTAGTTGGTCTTGTCTCAGCTGCTTTGGGTAAATCTGTCTTAGAAAGTTTAGCAATTATGGGAAATATGACTGTAAGTGGAACAATTCCAAAAATAGAGAATTTTGCTGATGCTGTTTCTGTTGCGGTAGATGCAGGAGCAAGAAAAATACTTATACCTGCCTCTTCTGTTGCAGATTATCAGACAATACCACAAGATTTAATAGTTAAATTTACTCCTATATTCTATTCAGATCCAATAGATGCTGCTTTCAAAGCAATGGGAGTTGAATAAAAAATATTACGGATGATCATTTAAGATCATCCGTTTTTGTTTGTCAGTTTGTTCCACTTGATACTAAATCTTCTGGGTAACTATGCATTTCGCTATTCTCTTTATATATATAATATAAATACCAAGCTCCTTCTATTTTTGCAATGGTCATAGTTTCTAAATCATCTTCCATATTTTCATCTTCATATTTTTTTAATGCTTCAACATCTGCTAATTTTTCTACTTTTCCTGGAGCTGAAGTTGGTGCTTCTTTTACAGTCACATTGTTTACTTCAAATGAAACTTTTTGATCTTCCATCATACTTCTTGCAAAAGTCATTAATGCAGCTATTTGATCTGTTTCTGTAGCAGTTAATCCTTCCATATAAAAATAATCTTCAACTATTTTTGAAGCTGAAACTTCATCACCACTTAAGTCATTATAAAAACCTAAAACTGCATTTTTTGCTAAATCTTCGTCTGAAGCAAAAATTCCTCCAGTACATCCAACAAACAAAAAACTAACCGCCAAAACTAAACTTAAAAATAACACTTTTTTCACAAAAATCTCTCCAAAAAATTAATTAATCAATTTTGTTGAAAATTGAACTTATTTGTATATCACTTGATAGGTTAATTAAAAAAAAGAGTTCTCCTAAAGGAGAACTCTTAAATAATTGTTTTATTTTTAATTTTATTATTTCGCATGATTAATCACCTATCATTTTATTTTTCTTAATATTATTATATCATATTTTTAGTTTTTATTTTTATATGTTATATGTTTTAGATGATTAATTATCTTTTGTTCATTCTAAATCTGGATCCATTGTTTTTATGTGGTTATATATTTCTTGTTCTTCGTATAATGTTATGTTTATTGCTTTGTACATTGGTTTTATTCTGGATAATTTCAGATATGATAACACATCCTTATAATCCAAGTAATATTTTTTTGAGAAAACTTTTGCCGTTATTAGTTCTAAACTATCTTTCATAATCATATTTCCCCCTTTGGGTGTTTAATATATTTATAGTTATCCCTTACTGAAGCTTTTCAAACCCAAAGACATCGATGTCGATATATTATCTTATATTTATTCTTTTTTATGAAATTTGCTGACGTGTGTTAACACGTGTTTTCAAGATTATATAAATAAATGTTTCACTTTTTTGTTATTTTTTATAGTTTTTTAATCCTTTATAAGAACCTTCTAATGCTGCATATAGCTCAATTTTGATATTCATTTTTGCATAGCAATTTCACTTTTGATATTCAAAAATGCATAAAAAATGCCTCCATAAAAAGGAGGCTATATTTTTATTTTATTTTTTTATTAATTAAATCAATAATTTTCATTATATCTTTCAAAGCTATTTCAGCATCTTCTCTTTTACATCCATTTAAGATACTCTTTTTTCATAGATAACAACTCCATTTTTAGAAATCTTATTTTCTAAACTTGTTTTTGAGTTTGCTCTTTCATTAAACTCTTCTGGTTTATATACTATTATATCTAAAGGGTAATCAATAGAATAACCAATTTTTTCTCTTATGTCGTTCATTATTTCTATTTTTCTTTTATTTCCTTCCGAGATTATACAAAGATCTATATCACTATCTATGTTTGGACTACCATAAGCATATGATCCGAAAAGGTATATTCTTTTTATATTTTCTGTATCTTTTATTTTATTAGTAATTTTTTCAATTTCATTTTGTATATTTTTGTTCATATAATCACCTCGGATTAATATCATTTGTAATTCAATTATATCAAATTTTTTTAAAATAGACTTATGGGTTGTCTCCATGCACTTCGTTTAGTCGACATTACATACGCCTTACTTTATAAAATTCTTTTCTTCAACTCCCCAATCAGGAATTTATATTATTTCTTCTAATCTTTTTTTGATATTTTTATGATCTTGGTTTAGGTTTATTGTTTTTATTTCAATGTCCATGTGTTTATATTTATAACTATAATCCAATTCTTTTCCGTTTTCTGGATATAGCAGAATACCCTTCATTTGGTAATTCTTTTCATTATTATAATTATTTAAATAGGCGAATAGTTGATATAGGTTTGCTGATATGAACTTGTCTTTATTATAATTGCTTCTCATAGCATCTTTATAATATTTTGTATCAATTATGTACTTTGTATTTGATTTTTTGTCTAATAGAGAAATGTCTGTTTCCATTATTGGGAGCATTTCAAAATTTTCACCTTGAAAGTTCCATAGTATTTGTTCTTTTTTTGGTTTTAATTCTGGTCTGTGGTTTTGGTAATATTTTCTAACGAAATCTTCGAACAATCTTGCCATTTTTTCTTCATTTTCTTCAAATGATCTGAATATATGTTCTCCTTTTTCATCGTTTAAAAGAAGATTTTCATATATTAGTTGGCATATGTTTATTATGAATTTGTATATTGTGTTGTTTCTATGAAAGAGTACTTTTTTGAATATTTTTTGATCTAATTTTATTCTGTCTATTTCACTGAAATATATGGAAATTTTATGTAGCTCTTGTTTTAAATCCTTATCTAATTTTTCTATCTTTAGAAGGTTTATTATTGTTGTTTTTATTATTTGGTTTTGGAGTACGTTATAACTATATTCTTCGAAATCACAATAAATCGTTCCTTTTGTTTTTAGGCTCATTTTTTTGAATGTATTTGAGAAGTCTATTTTACCTTTTATAGTTTTTATTTCTTCGTTTTTTTGTATGTAATTTCTATCAAATCCTTTTTTGATTAAAGGTTGTAATGATTTGATCAAGACTTCTGTGAAAAAATCGTAGAAGTTTTGTTTATCTATGCTTTCGAGTTTTGTTTCGTCTAATTGTTCCAAGAAACCCCAAGAATAGCAAAGCATGAAATATATGTTTTTTATTGGAACTTTGAAATTCATTGTTCATCTAATCCTTCTAATAATTTTTTCTTTTCTTCTTTACATTGCTCTTGTTCATCAAACCACATTTCTTCTAACAGTGGAACTATTTCGTATTCATATACTTCTTTTAACCATTTTTCTTTGTGGTTATTGTTATTTGAGCTGTATGTACAAAAATAACTGTGGCCTATTTTATAATCTT harbors:
- a CDS encoding nucleotidyltransferase domain-containing protein gives rise to the protein MNKNIQNEIEKITNKIKDTENIKRIYLFGSYAYGSPNIDSDIDLCIISEGNKRKIEIMNDIREKIGYSIDYPLDIIVYKPEEFNERANSKTSLENKISKNGVVIYEKRVS
- the pglZ gene encoding BREX-1 system phosphatase PglZ type A, which codes for MADNRESIIKNIKDYFKPGPVRTIVLWIDEEKDFEDIFDEIEIDNVEKIYLNKNNRLGSKFQIFYQNKDKDYIVYTDFDVEDDDFVADIKIHSKIFRADKISLILKNLKIDFGSGDIYSFIRKNRQFFGNKRIEKLKTYNLNYEIIDNLYLGMMYALLDMNYPDKEEMIIRLLSSGLEKNDYYEKIANYIEEEIFWNMLRKMYGYSGEHTLKKFAAYLFVNGIANDFDNKILSRFRNYINENYIPQIFVFLDHWKHRNPSSFEEVSQKIDSFLEIESVLQDSDLDSIKNIFLFECAEKQIIKKIYNFLKSEVHKFDDFKEIINKRQSSFWNDKYGKYYKMLHYYIEILSFKEVYSSSSFLSDFEEGIKRYTEELYKMDYYYRKFFYEFGKYSQPEFIKNIANEIENIYVNWFIPNLDEAWVRTLKLKRDWEFYGIKAQRNFYSQNSGEFDKVKSVVIISDALRFEVAKELEEKLNENFRSETKLNTRVSSIPSITSIGMASLLPNNENINIKDDGSVLIGDKPTSNIDNRKEILKSDREKSTAIKFNNFMDMNLEEQKEFKKQNDLIYIYHNSIDATGDNAASEERVFNACKEAIDEIYNLSRALKNIGFTNIIITSDHGFLYQKSKMESYEKLPREKIDYISYKRRYFITNKEIKNHNYLSFKLDYLANQDLFAYFPKGNIRFNTQGAGSNFVHGGLSLQEIVIPELIFKPVKSTRKDSDKYESKNVELELVNDLKKITNTFFSLNFYQKEPVGGKNNPSDFEIYLVDSKEKIVSNLVKIVANSTDKDNKNRTYSERFNLKNENFDKSKDYYLVIKNTTTDTEKRYNFTIDILISDDFGF
- a CDS encoding 5-methylcytosine restriction system specificity protein McrC gives rise to the protein MNFKVPIKNIYFMLCYSWGFLEQLDETKLESIDKQNFYDFFTEVLIKSLQPLIKKGFDRNYIQKNEEIKTIKGKIDFSNTFKKMSLKTKGTIYCDFEEYSYNVLQNQIIKTTIINLLKIEKLDKDLKQELHKISIYFSEIDRIKLDQKIFKKVLFHRNNTIYKFIINICQLIYENLLLNDEKGEHIFRSFEENEEKMARLFEDFVRKYYQNHRPELKPKKEQILWNFQGENFEMLPIMETDISLLDKKSNTKYIIDTKYYKDAMRSNYNKDKFISANLYQLFAYLNNYNNEKNYQMKGILLYPENGKELDYSYKYKHMDIEIKTINLNQDHKNIKKRLEEII
- the brxL gene encoding protease Lon-related BREX system protein BrxL, which gives rise to MENFNLDEKLKQDFAGRIVRKDLTNSIKEGLNVPIYVLEYLLGSYCSTDDEQEIEEGVKRVKSILYDNFVRPDEAERIKSKIKENGIYKIIDKITAKLNFKKDRYEAEFSNLGIKGVTIGAEYVTKFEKLLGGGIWCIVDMEYFYEEAGDESPFIISSLKPIQLPNVDINEIKENRKNFTKDEWIDVLIRSTGMEPSNIEENVRWHLLERLVPLVENNYNLCELGPRSTGKSHVYKEISPNSILVSGGQTTVANLFFNMSTKKIGLVGLWDTVAFDEVAGIKFKDKDGIQIMKDYMNSGSFVRGSDEKQGTASMVFVGNVNQSIDSLVKTSHLFAPFPPEMSTDSAFFDRMHYYLPGWEMPKLSPKLITDNYGFIVDYLAEFFREMRKISYSDAFEKYYKLGSDLNQRDVTAVRKTISGLTKLIYPDGNFEKEDIEEILKYALVGRRRVKEQLKKIGGMEFYDVHFSYLDRETNQEEFVSVPEMGGGKLIPNGKLKPGDVYVVGSNNSGMKGVYKLENSVSTGNGKFTKTSVGNNSGAKESIDIAFRYFGSNHNSFSSSISVKNNNFLMQISDLQGYGLSGELAIGELVGLVSAALGKSVLESLAIMGNMTVSGTIPKIENFADAVSVAVDAGARKILIPASSVADYQTIPQDLIVKFTPIFYSDPIDAAFKAMGVE